The sequence below is a genomic window from Uranotaenia lowii strain MFRU-FL chromosome 2, ASM2978415v1, whole genome shotgun sequence.
TGTTACCTAcaatctcattaaaaaaaatcgttagtaAGTAAATTTTGGTAATAAGGTATCAATAAAACATTAAACGCATCtatcttattttttcaacaatttgttttattgtttttttaggACTTTATAATTTTACTGTTTTATTACAATAATCAGCTCCATCCATGTGTTTttccattttagtttttttttttgcttattttgatcGCTCTCGTTTCCTGCTTCCGTgtacttttttcacattttcctaGGAGCGCCGCCCCGTTCGGCTTTTCCAGCTTTTCCACCTCGAGGTAGTTTGACTACCCCTCTCATTTTGGGGTCCCCATATCAATTTTTCAGCCAGGTAAGTCACCCCATCATGTGTGGGTGGTGGGTGGACGGACGCGAGGAACAGAGAAACGATGCCCCAGACAGATTAGATAGAACCTATTCCATTATCCTTCAAACTagtgtttttttcctttgtcCTCTCTCTTTTTTTATCCTCATCTATTTTATAGTTTATTCGCTGACTTGCAGGCattcttttcttctttttacAGTCGGTCTCGGTCGCGATCTTCAATGAGTTGCGGCGGCGTTTTGTCTCTAGATAACttcattttgttagattttcgTTTTCGGCTGTTGCAGCGTAGATTTAGAGTTCTTAATAGTCTTATATTTTTAACTGTATTTACTTTCTCTCCCGTCCTTTTTTGCTCTGTTTTCAATCTGTTATTTTAattgatgtattttttataatcattttaaatacaaataaaCGATATACTGTCACTGTTTCATCagttctcgttttttttttattaattttgacttCACATCGAGTGAGCTGTGTAGGCGTTCGGTTGAATAAAggacaaaacttttttctgtgtATCACATGATAAACTGATTTAAATTGGACAAAAACTGGATCACGGAGAGATAAACTGAAGGCGTCATGGGACCCACAAACTTAAAAAGAATGCATTCTCAAGAGGTCGTAGACAGGGTACCTCGAAAAATAAGGACTCAAAAACAAACGTAAATAAATTACCAACTGAAAACAAGCGTCATCATGAGGGTTGGTCgtcagtgagtgagtgagcagCCGCGGGGGGAGCACTACCCTACCTAGAATAATCTATCTTTGTGGTGGACACTAATTTTGAAGTGAAGAATGATGATGAACAACCAATGTAACCGGATTCGGGAGGTGTACGTACATTAGACGTCTTTGTCGATAGCTAATAATAATTAGTACATtctagtttttttgttttgtttaaattcctcaattattttttaagccTATTTCATCTTAAACTTGGTTGATATAAAAacatgttaataaaaaaataataacagctTTCAATCTGCGTGTGACTTTAGACTTTAGACCATCATAGAACATGTTTCCTTCTcagtttttgcgtttttttgtctgttttggaACGTTCCTACAACACCACACAATGAGAAATCTGAGGGGTGAACCAACCTCAAAACTTTTTACCTGAAGTTTTGGAGTCAAATTAAatagttgaataaaattaatagTAAATTGTttgccttttctttttttttttacttagcaCGTGTGGCTGTGGCGAATATGCTGTTGTGATTTCTTCTATGTGAGTGTGTGTATATCTTTTATTTCGGTTAAGCGTTTGTTTTATCTTGGGGAAGCAATATGACGgtgctgttgttgttggtggGCAAGCAAGAGCTCAACGCTACACTCAAgcaaatattttgtttcttttattgCCGGGAAGAGGGACGATGCCTGGGGTTTTTGAAGGAAACATAAACAAGGGTATGAGAGTAAACTCTTAATTGTAGATTTTGATCGCCTTTTCCATATAGTTGAACCTGCTTCGCTTGGTGTTCTTGTTTATGTGCTCCAATCCGAGATAGGTTCGGGAGCTCGGGTCAGTTGGATCCGCTCGGAACATGTCCAGGTTAATTTTGATCATCTCGTCGTCGATATAGTCAATATGCTCGGTGATAATGGCTAGCTTGTACTTCTCCCATTCCTTGTCTGAGACGTTCAACTTCTTCTTGATGCGTTCCTTCAGGGTGCCGAAGGTTTCGTGATGCACCGTCCGGATGAAGAAGGGAATACCGAAAATGCTACCAATGTCCTTAGTGAAATGCAGCACTGGCACGAGCATTTCGTTTTCTGATAAATTTGCTTCGTCTTCGGCTATTTCCTCGATGCGGTACATTTTCTGATTACTGATGGCCGTTCGTTGCACGAAGGTGTTCTCCGTATAGTCGTGCAACTGGTCTAGAGGAGTGTCCTCCGAAGGTCCAGGGGCTAGCCTATTCTTCGACAGCTCCGATATTCTCAGCATCTTGGTACTATTTTCGCTGAATTCGATCACCTTGGCCGCCTCCGCCAACAGATTCATCACAGTCCCGTTCTTACTTGGGTAAAGTATGAGCTCCTTTTCCTCCTTCAGGTTCGGCATCAGATACAAACAGCGGAACTGTTTCTTATTCTCCAGCTCATTTATACTGATGGACAACTTTTGGTAGAACAACTTTCGGACCGGTTTAGCCTTTGAGTAACACAAAATATCTTTCAGGGAACCGTTGAAGGTATAGGGCAGCGGTGGTCCGGGAATATCGGTGTGGTTCTTGCATTTGAAAAACTGTATCTCGTAGGGATTACAATTGATCCTCCTACCACAAGCCTTTGCGATCTGGTCGTAGTTGGACTCCGACGAAAGATCCAGTATGAACCCGGTATCATTTGGATTCAGCGTATCTACAAATACCACCTCGATCCGGCAGTACAAATCTTTCAGGTAGTCGTCCAGTTTCGGGAACTCCAAGTTTTCCACTCCCGGGTTTACCTTTTCAATGATAATAATGGACCCATTGTACGGCATAGTCAGACCCGAATCGATCACAAAATATTCAGGCATCTTAACCGCCTTATTAATATCTGTGACCTCGTTCAACTGAATTTCCGTATCCGGTTCAAAGTGCGCCCTTCTGATGCACTCCTTGTGAAATGCTTCGTTGGACAGATATTTGTACGATTTGAAAAACCCGTGGCCACAGTAATTCAACCGCTTCTCAACGGGATCGTACGATTTGAAGAATATCAGCAAATCGTTCTGCTCCATCGGCTGCAGCTGTCCGGTTTCTGGGGAGGCCAGCTCTAGAAAGATGATCCACGGATTCTTCGGGTCCGGATAGCCGTGCTTGCTGCAGCTTTCGTTCGAGGTCTGATCGATGAGCTGAAACTTGTGTATCCTCATGCCATCCTTCAGCACCGTCCACATCCGCATCTTATCCGGTTCCACGTTGAACGTCTTCGAGAACAGGGTGGCCAGCTCGGCGATCGTAATGCTTTTGCGCACCTTGAAGCTCCGGTAGGTGGCAGTGGCCGGATCGAACAGGTCCGACTTCTGGTAGATCTCCAGATAGTCCTCCAGCAGCACGTTGATGTTCATGTAGTTGTTGGCGTCGGTTCGTTCCGTTCGGCGGCACTGCTGGATGCGCCGCTGCTCATCCAGACGCTCCTGCAGCTCCTCGGAGATATCGGTGCTCTTTACCTAcaatgtttatgttttattaatattttgctCCAAGCGGGATTTAGGGGATCACCTTTCTGTACGAATTGTGCGGTGGGTGGCAAACTTTTCACTATTCCTCATATCCTGTTAATCTTACCCAAAATTTAGACATTTCAATCGATTTTCAATTGACAGCAAACcattattaatttgaaaaagtgtCGTCAATATAAACATaacaaatcagaaaaaaaaatttgaaaaataattttccaaaattagaattcaaagcTTCAGTTTGACTTCAAGCGAGGCTTCATTCATCTCCTTGCTCATTGCTTGCAACTGGATTAAAATTGATTACTTGCGGCTATTGGATGAAACGAAAGTAAGATTCACATTAGAATTGAGTAATGAtggaatattaaaaaacaaatagtataagaaatcataaacaaagaaacccaaatatgttttaaaatttaggtcTTGACCATCATCAAAATTCAGGTATTATACATCAGATACTAGACTTCAGATGggggccggacattcggccgaaggccgataggccgagagatgttaggccgaaggtcgctaggccgaatgggttaaaaggccgacggatgttcggccgaataggacaataggccgaatgggatataaggccgaaggttatttggccgaatcaTATtcagccgaatggtcatcaggccgaatcgtcatttggccgaatgttAACTTaaccgaatggtcatttggccgaatgatcattagaccgaatgatcattaggccgaatggtcattaggcccaacggtcatcaggccgaatggtcattaggccgaatggtcgtgaggccgaaaggtcgtatggccaaaaggtcgtaaggccgaatggatgcaaggCCGAAAGATCGTTAGGCCGAACGGTCGTCGGGCAAAATGGTCGTAAGGGCGAATGGATGCTTGGCCGAAtcgtcgttaggccgaatgatcactaggccgaatggtcattaggccgaatggtcataattctgaatggtcgtaaggccgaatggatgtaagaaggtcgttaggccgaatggccactaggccgaatggttgttcggctgaatggtcgttgggccgaatttatgctagATATTTTATCGCTTTTttgcatgttaggccgaatggtcgttaggccgaaaagtgatcaggccgaatggtcatcaggccgaatcgATGTACGGCTGGATTcgaccattcggctttgcgaccattcggcctagtggccattcggcctagttgccattcggcctaacagccattcggcctaacgaccattcggcctagcatgcaGACAAGTGTAAAAGGTTTCTTATTGACCTAGCAACCATTCATGAAGATCATTCAGCCTTATGTTCATACAGCCTAACGACTATTTAGcctaacgacctttcggcctagcatccatttacccttacgaccattcggcctaatgacctttcggccttacgacatttcggcctaacatccattGGGACTTAAgaacattcggcctagtgaccattcggccaaatgaccattcggccaaattaccattcggccaaatgatcattcggccaaatgaccattcggcctagtgaccattcggcttagtaaccattcggccgaacatcctttcggccttgcgccctttcggcctagtggcatattcggccagatagcccattcggcctaacgtccatcggctgaacgaccttcggccgaatggcttcACTTCAGATAGCTTACGTTAGACATCAATTATCAAACATCAGGCTTAAAATCAGGCTCAGTCAAAAGATATCATGCTTCCGACTTTAAACATCAGACTAAGACATAAGA
It includes:
- the LOC129746967 gene encoding ubiquitin carboxyl-terminal hydrolase 7-like; translated protein: MDFDKNVEAMDTQDDNEMDPPNVQNLAPARVNNPTNGGGGAGAGSEQMSMDDQDNLDDEVRSEATFSFKVENLSKLTDSVLSPAYYVRNLPWKIMAMKRSNESNSPPSKGLGFFLQCNGESDSTNWSCAASADLRLLSVIPSREPFVRKIRHTFCRAENDWGFSFFMNWQDILNADNGYIQNDTITLEVHVIAEPPRGIFWDSKKHTGYVGLKNQGATCYMNSLLQTLYFTNQLRKAVYKMPTEADDDCKSVALALQRVFHDLQTQSKPVGTKKLTKSFGWDALDSFMQHDVQEFLRVLLDKLENKMKGTSLEGTIPKLFEGKMISYIKCQNVDYTSRRTETFYDIQLNIKGKKNINESFKDYIATEILDDDNKYDAGEHGLQKAEKGIVFSKFPPVLHLHLMRFQYDPITDSSVKFNDRFEFDEKIHLDQFLEKPEDTPATYILHAVLVHSGDNHGGHYVVYINPKNDGKWCKFDDDVVSRCNRTEAIEQNYGGQDNDLSIRHSSNAYMLVYVRESVIHEVLEEVKSTDISEELQERLDEQRRIQQCRRTERTDANNYMNINVLLEDYLEIYQKSDLFDPATATYRSFKVRKSITIAELATLFSKTFNVEPDKMRMWTVLKDGMRIHKFQLIDQTSNESCSKHGYPDPKNPWIIFLELASPETGQLQPMEQNDLLIFFKSYDPVEKRLNYCGHGFFKSYKYLSNEAFHKECIRRAHFEPDTEIQLNEVTDINKAVKMPEYFVIDSGLTMPYNGSIIIIEKVNPGVENLEFPKLDDYLKDLYCRIEVVFVDTLNPNDTGFILDLSSESNYDQIAKACGRRINCNPYEIQFFKCKNHTDIPGPPLPYTFNGSLKDILCYSKAKPVRKLFYQKLSISINELENKKQFRCLYLMPNLKEEKELILYPSKNGTVMNLLAEAAKVIEFSENSTKMLRISELSKNRLAPGPSEDTPLDQLHDYTENTFVQRTAISNQKMYRIEEIAEDEANLSENEMLVPVLHFTKDIGSIFGIPFFIRTVHHETFGTLKERIKKKLNVSDKEWEKYKLAIITEHIDYIDDEMIKINLDMFRADPTDPSSRTYLGLEHINKNTKRSRFNYMEKAIKIYN